The Archangium primigenium genomic interval CTCCAGCCGCCCGGATCGTCCGCGTCCAGGGGCAGCCCCACCACCAGGGGCACCGAGGCGCTCTCGCCCAGGGCCGCCAGGCGCGCGAGGGACTCGGGACGCGCATCCGCCTCCAGCAGGAAGCAGGCGTCGGGCAGGAGCAGGGGCGGCCCGTCCAGGCTCGCGGCGAGGGCCTCCTCCAGCCGGGAGGGCGCCACGTCGAGCACCTCCAGATCCATGCCCGTGCCGGGAGGACAGTGGCTCGCCAGCCAGTGCAGGCCCCGCCAGGCGGACTCCAGCCGCGCCACGAGCGGGTGGTGGAGCAGATCCTCCGCGGTGGCGTGGATCGCCTCGTCGATCACGGCGAGCGCGGCGCGCCGGGCCTCGGCCGCGGACCCGCGGACCTGCCGCAGCGCCTCGGCCAGCCGCCCCGTGCCCACGGTGGCCTGGAGCCGGGCGGCCTCCTCGGGGGCCAGGGGCCGCGTGCCCGAGAGCGCCTCGCGCAGCGCGCCCAGGGCCCTCAGGTCCGGCTGGGACGCGAGGATCGCCTCGAGCGAGAAGTCCTCCAGGCGCTGGAAGGACAGGGGGTAGGGGCTCGCGTCCCCCGCGCCGAGGCGGTCGGCCACGGTGACGGACACATCCCGCGCGGCGAGCGCGAGCCGCTCGCCGAGGCCGTCCGCGGAGACGGTGAAGCGCTGGCCCGTGGGCTCGGGGTGGAACGCTCCCACGACGAGCCAGCGCAGCCGGTGGGCGGTGCTCACGCGGCGCGACGGTGGGGGATCACACCGCGCAAGAGTTCATTCGCCTGCCGCAGCATCTGCTCGGTGGTGTCCCAGTCCACGCACGCGTCCGTCACCGAGCAGCCGTAGCGCAGCTGGGAGAGATCCGCGGGGATGGGCTGGTTGCCCGCCTCGAGGAAGCTCTCCACCATCAGGCCCACCACCGAGCGGTTGCCCTCGCGCACCTGGTGCATCACGTCGCGCATCACCAGGGGCTGCAGCTCGGGCTTCTTGTAGGAGTTGGCGTGCGAGCAGTCGACGACGACGTTGGGCGGCAGCTTCGCCTTGGCGAGCGTCTGCTCGGCCAGGGTGATGGACACCGTGTCGTAGTTGGGCCGGCCGCCACCGCCGCGCAGCACCAGGTGGCCGTGCGCGTTGCCGCGCGTGCGGATGATGGAGGAGACGCCGTTCTCGTTGAGCCCGAGGAAGCTGTGGGGGTGCGAGGCGGAGAGGATGCCGTTGACCGCCGCGTCCAGCGAGCCGTCCGTGCCATTCTTGAAGCCCACGGGCGTGGACAGCCCCGAGGCCATCTCCCGGTGGGTCTGCGACTCGGCGGTGCGCGCGCCGATGGCCGTCCAGGAGATGAGGTCGCCGTAGTACTGCGGCGCGATGGGATCCAGCGCCTCGGTGGCCGCGGGCAGGCCCAGCTCCGCCACGTCCCGCAGGAAGCGACGGCCGCGCTCCATGCCCTCCTCGATGTGGAAGGAGTCATCCATGCGCGGATCGTTGATGAAGCCCTTCCACCCCGTGGAGGTGCGCGGCTTCTCGAAGTACACCCGCATCACGAGGCACAGCGTGTCGCGCACCTCGTCGGCGAGCGCGCGCAGCCGGCGCGCGTAGTCCAGCCCCGCCTGCGGATCGTGGATGGAGCACGGCCCCACGATGACGAACAGCCGCGGGTCCTTGCGCTCCAGGATGTTCATCAACGCGCGCCGCCCGGCGAGCACGGACTCGGCGGCGCGGTCGGTCATCGGCACGCGCTCCTTGATTTCCGCCGGGGTGGACATGCGGTCGATGCCGACGACATTCAGGTTTTCGGTGCGAGAGGTCATGGCGCTCGGATGCGGTGAGGCATTCACTGTAGCAGGCGGATGTGACGCGCAGGACACCCGCGCGCACCGCCCGTGTCAGTACACGTTGTACTTGCGGCGCAGGGCCTCGTGCTCCTCGGCGTTGCGCGAGGGGTGCAGGCGCCGCTGGGCATCGTGCAGGTAGTACCAGAACTCGTTGGCCTGGGGCTGGAGCGCGGCCTCGAGCGACGCCACCGTGGGCGAGCCGATGGGGCCGGGGGGCAGGCCCTTGCGGTGGCGCGTGTTCCAGGGGTCCGTGGTGTCGCGCAGGCGCTTGAGGAAGGCCTTGCGATCATTCCACTCCTCCAGCTCGTAGCGGGACGTGGCGTCCACGCCCAGGGGAAACCCCTTGTCGATCCGCTTCCAGAGGATGCCGGACACCACGGGGCGCTGCTCGGGCACGGGCTCCTCGCGCTCGAGCATGGAAGCCATCACCACCACGTCGTGCAGCGTGCGCCCCGTCTTGGCCAGCGCGTCCTTGCGCGGCACGTAGAAGCGCTCGGCGAAGGTGTTCAGCTGCCGCTGGATGAGCTCCTCCACCTTGAACTCGCCCGGGATGACGCCGTAGGTCTCCGGGTAGAGGTAGCCCTCCAGGGTGCCCCGGGTGGGCAGCGGGAAGGGCGCCGTGAAGCGCTCGGGGTGGCTGGCGGCGGCCAGGTAGGCGCCCGGCTTGATGAGCTTCGCGGCGGCGAGGGCCTCGTCCGTGTCGCGCAGGCGCCAGCCCTCGATGACCACGAACGGCACGTCCTCCGGCAGGGGCGGGGCCTCGAGCGCGGCGGAGACCTCCTCCATGGTCATGGAGGGGCTGACCAGGTGCCGGCCCGCCTTGGGCGACAGTCCGCCGCGCCGGTACAGGTGCCAGCGCCACAGCCGCGCGTCGCGGATGAGCCCGCCCGAGACGAGTTGGGGCCCGAGGCCCCGGCCCGTGGTGCCCTTGGCCACGGCGAACTCCACGGCGGGAGCCCCCGGCGGGGCGACGGCCTGACGCACCCCTTGCTCCGCCCAGATGTACACACCACCCAATGCCAGGACCCCGAGCAGCAGCAGTCCACACAGCGCCAACACGAAACGCTTCATGTCCGCGCAAGTTAGCACCGGCCCGCGCTCCCATGGCGGGCAAGCGGACGGGGGAGGGCGTTCAGGGCTGGCTCAGGCCCCGGCGCGTCACCAGGTACACCGCGAAGCTGCCCAGCCAGTGCCCTCCTTCATAGTGGGCGCCCGTCACCGACCGGAGCCCCGCCTCCCGGTGGCGCCGGGCCGCCGCCTCCAGCGTCCCCCGGCGCTTGTCCTGGGCGGGCAAGGCCGAGGCGATGCCCTCCAGCATCCAGGCCCGGCTCAGGTTGAGCCCATCCAGGTGCGCGAGCTTGGGATCTCCGGGGTCGGTGACCACGGCGGGCTCCAGCCAGGCGTCCGCCTTCGGGGCGGACTTCGAGCCGACGGCCTGGGTGGGGAGGTCCGGCAGGAAGTCCTTGAGCCAGGTGGCGAAGCGCGCCGGGGGGAGCACGCGCCGCATGAGGTCCGCCTCGGCCAGGCAGGGGGAGAGGAAGTCGTGGCCCGAGGGCTCGTAGGCCAGGGGCGCCCGCCGGTCCTTCTCGTAGAAGTCCCGCGCCCGGGTCTCCACCAGGCCGCGCATGCCGTCGTCGCCCGCCCGGCGCGCCCAATCCAACACCAGGCCGAAGGCGAAGGCCGTCTGGTCGTGCTCCCCCACGCGGATGGGGCGCGAGAGCTTGGGCAGCCACTCGCGCAGGCGCTGGGCGGAGAGCGTCTCCAGGGGGGCGAGCGTGGTGACCCAGCCGCGCGCCTGGGGGTCGTCCCACTCGCGCAGCTCCGCGGCGAGCTGCAGGAGCCACGCGAGGCCATAGGGGCGCTCGAAGGACACACGGCCCGGGGCGCCGAGGTAGCGCGTCTCGGCGGCGATGTTCTCGGGCGTCAGGCTCCGGGCCAGGGCCTCGCGGGCCTGGGCGGCGAAGGGCGCCTCCGGGTAGACGCGCGCCAGCCGCGCCAGCAGCCAGTGGCCATGCACGGAGGAGTGCCAGTCGTAGCAGCCGTAGAAGGCGGGCGTGAGCTCCCGGGGCGGCCGGGCATCCGCGTCCCCGGCCATGACGTGGGCGATCTTGTTCGGGTACTCGCGGTGGACGCACTCGAGCGCGAGCCGCGCGAAGCGCTCCGCGGCCTCCGCGCTGAAGTCCGGAGGAGGGGCGGTCTGGGCGGTGAGGGTGCTCAAGACGAGGGCCAGCAAGGAGGTGGATGCCATCGCCCCCGAGTCTAGCGGGCGGACGGCGGTTGCATCGGCAGATCGATGGTGAAGGTGGCCCCCTGGCCAGGGCCCGGGCTGTCGCAGGTGAGGGTGCCGTCCATCTCGAGGGCGGCCAGGGCGCTCGTGTGCAGCCCGAAGCCATGGCCGTCCTTCTTGGTGGTGAAGCCCTGGGTGAAGATGCGCGGCAGGTGCTCCCGGGAGATGCCGGGGCCGTTGTCGGTCACCTGGATGAGCAGCCGCTCCTCGGGCCGCGCGGCGATGCGCACGGTGAGTCGTTTGTCGGAGCGGGGCGTGTCGAGCAAGGCCTGGCGCGCGTTGCTCAGTAGGTTGAGCACGATCTGCAACAGCTTGTGCCGGTCCAGCATGACCTCGGGCAGCGCGTCGTACTGGCGCCGGATCTCCACGCCCGCGCGCTCGAGGGGCAGGGCGTGCAGGCGCAGGGCATCGTCGATGAGCTGGGTCACCGACACCCGCTCCACCGGGGCGGACACGCGCGCGTGCTGCTGCTGGGTGCTGATGATGGACTTCACGTGCTCCAGCGCGTGGGCGAGCGTGTCCTGCTCGGCCAAGAGGGCGCGCTGCTCCTCGACGAGCTGGCTCGACACGGCGACGAGGTAGGCGGGCAACTGCTGGCCCCGAGGATCCCGCTCCAGGAACGCGGCGAGCGAGCCCCGGTGCGCGTGCAGCAACTCCACGGCGCGCGCCAGGCCCCCCACGCGCGAGGCGCGCAGCCGCTCGGTGACCAGGTGCACGGAGACGTTGACGCTGTTGAGCGTGTTGCCCACGTTGTGCAGCAGGCCGGTGATCGCCTCGGCCATGCCCGCCTTGCGCGAGACGTCCAGCAGGGTGCGATGCACCTCGGACAGCTTGGCCTCCGCCACCTTGCGCTCGGTGATGTTGCGGGCGAAGAGCGTGAGGCCCAGGGGCTGGCTATCCTCGCCGAACATGGGCTTGAAGGAGACCTCCACCGTCTCGTGCCGGCCGTCCGCGTGCACGAAGGTGTCCTCGCGGCGCACGCCCCGGCCACTGAACGACTGGGCCATCATCCGGCCCAGCGCGGCGAGCTTCGCACTGCCCCGGGGAAAGAGCGGCTCGCCCGGTACGGGCTCCCGGCCCTCGCGGATCCGATAGGCCTTGCGCATCGCCGAGTTGACGACGAGCACCCGGCCCTCCACGTCGAGCGAGCACACCAGATCATCCGTGTTCTCGATGAGGGTGTGCAGCTTGTGCTCGCTCTCGCGCAGGGTGCGCAGGGCCTGCTCGCGCGCCTGATGGGCCTTGCGCCGGGCCGAGGAGTGCAGCCAGCTCACCACCCACAGGCACCCCATGCAGAAGGCCGCCGAGACGTTCATCATCCACAGGCGCACGGCCTCCGGCCCCCGCAGGTCCCCCCACAGCGTGAAGCGCAAGGGGTGGATGACGGCGATGAACAGCGCCACGGGCAGGGTGATGAGGAGCCCGGCGCGCGGGCCGATGAGATAGACGGACAGCGCGGGCAAGAGGGTGATGGCCGCGTGGGAGGCGGACGCGGACCACTGGCTGGTGGACAGGGTGAACACCAGCATCGCCGCCATGGTCGCGCAGACGAGCGTCGCCGAGGCGTCCAGCGTGGACCTGTGGCGCAGCAGTCCCAGGGCGACGCCATTGGCGGCCAGCGACATGAGGATCACCGGGCCATGGACCCACGGCTGGGGGCTGACGGGCAGGAACAGCAGGATCATCCCGTCGAACAGCATCAGCACGAGGGTGATGACGATGAGCAGTCGCGCGCGGCCCATCTCCTCGGGCGGCACCCGCTTGAGCTCGGGCGACAGGAAGCCGTCCATCCAACGCCACGGCGATTGAGCGGTCTCCGGCATGTGTCGTTCCCGTGCCTGGCCCGGACCGCTCCGGGTCCTGGGGTGCGCGCTGTATCTGTATAGGATAGGGGGGCAAGTGCTGTATACGAGGGCCATGCAGCTCGCCATTCCCCAGGCTCCCCGTCCGGTCCCCCTCACGCGTGTCCCCGGCGCCGTGTTCCGGCTCGTCCAGGTGGTGATCGTGGGCCTCGCGCTGATGGCCCTGGTCGTCGCGGGCACCTGGGTGGTGGGCCGCTTCCTGGTGGAGGAGCGCACCTTCCTCGCGCGGGCGCAGGAGGTCGAGGGCCAGCTCATGGCCTCCACGCTGCCGCCCAAGGACGAGCGCGAGGGCGCCGAGGCCCGGCTGGAGGTCATCTACTCGGTGGGCAAGGTGCAATACTCCGCCGCGGGCGTCCGCACGCGCGCCGAGTACGCCGAGGGAATCGGCCGCGGGGCCCGGGTGCTGCTCCTGGTGGATCCCCACGCCCCGGACCGGCCCCGCGAGGCGGGCTACGTGCGCGAGCGCGCCCTGGGCCTGGGCCTGGTGCCCTGGGGGCTCGGACTCGGGGCGCTCGCCGCCGTGAGCCTCTTCGCCTGGGAGCTGCGGCGCACGCTGCGCGCCGAGCTGGCGCCCCTGCGCAAGGGCATGCTCGTGTGGCTCACCCCCGAGCAGCCCCTGGAGGAGTCGACCCGGGAGCGCTACTTCCCCGCCACCTACTTCAAGCAGGACCAGAAGCACTCCGTGCGGGCGCGCCTGGGGCCCCGCCGCGCCCCGGTGCGCAACGGCGACAAGGTCCTCGCCGCGGTGCTGTCCTCCCTGCCGGGGCAGGCCCGCGTCATCGACGAGGAGCTGGCCCGGCGCCTGGGGTGGGTGCGCTAGCGACTTCCGGGCCGGGCAAAAAATTGCTGGGGGTGGGGGGCCGTGACACACGTCTGTAGCCCTCGCCCTCGCCCGGAGGACCCGTGTCCATGCGCTCCCACCTCGCTCCGCTTCTGGCCCTGTTGCTGCCGCTCTCCGCCCAGGCCCGGAAGGATCCCGCCGAGGCCGCCTACCAGGACGCGCGCCGGTCCTATTACGTCCTCAAGGACGACGCCGCGCGCCGCAAGCTGCGCCACCACTGGCTCAACGTGGTCCACAAGTTCGAGGCCGTGGCCCAGCAGCACCCCAAGAGCCCCCGCGCTCCGGACGCGCTGTACACCGCCGCGGATCTGCTCCACTCGCTCAGCCGCATCTCCTTCGTGGCCGAGGATCAGCAGGCCGCCATCGCCGACTACACCCGCCTGGTGGAGGGCCACCCGCGCCACCGGCTCGCCGATGACGCCGCGGCGGTGCTCGCGCGCATCTACTTCGAGCGGCTGGATCAGCCCGAGTCAGCGCGCCGGGTCATCACCCAGATGCTCTCGGCCAACCCCAAGGGGGACCGGGTGCCCGAGCTCAAGTCGCTCCTGGCCTCGCTGCCCGCCAAGGCGCCGCCCCCGGCCTCGCCCGCGCGCGTCAAGCCGCCGGTGAGCCCGCCCGCGACCGCCGTGGCGTCCGCGCCCCCGCCGACCGTCATCAAGGTGGACCTGAGCAAGCCCGAGACGTCGGCGGCCGGGGCCTCGCCCTCGCTGCTCGACGCCATCAGCCAGCAGGGCCGCGCGCCCGCGCCGCGCGGCGAGACGCCCGTGACGCCGCCGGCCCCGACGCCCGCCGCCGAGGCCGTGGCGGTGGTGGAGACGCCCGTGGCGCCCGCGGTGGAGACGCCGCCCGCCGAGGTGAAGCCGGTGGAGACCCCGCGGCCCGTGGAGCCCAAGCCCGAGCCGAGGCCCGCGCCCGCCGAGGTCCTGGCGGCGAACAAGCCCGTCACCGCGCCGGTGGACGAGCACATGGCCCAGGCGCGGCTCAAGGCCGTGGCCCGGGTGTCCAACAAGGCGGAGCTGACGCTCGCCGAGCAGCTGGGGCTCAAGGTGCGCCGGGTCGTCATCGACGCGGGCCACGGCGGCCACGACACGGGCGCCATCGGCCGCAAGGGCACCCGGGAGAAGGACGTGACGCTGGCCATCTCCCGCAAGCTCGCGCAGCAGCTGCGCGAGCAGGGCATGGAGGTGCTGCTCACGCGCGACGAGGATCGCTACCTCAAGCTGGAGGAGCGCGCCCACGTGGCCAACGAGGCGCGGGGCGACCTGTTCATCTCCATCCACTGCAACGCGGCCGAGAGCGGCAAGCTGCGCGGCATCGAGACGTACACGCTCAACACCTCGGCGGACCGCTACTCCATCCGCCTGGCGGCGCGCGAGAACGCCATGTCCGAGAAGGGCATCAGCGACCTGCAGTTCATCCTCGCGGACCTGGCCACCAAGGCCAACACCAGCGAGTCCACGCGGCTGGCCACCCAGGTGCAGAAGAACCTGGTGGGCCACCTGTCCTCGCACTACTCGGACGTGAAGAACCTGGGCACCAAGGAGGCGCTGTTCTACGTGCTGCTCGGCGCCAAGATGCCGGC includes:
- a CDS encoding 3-deoxy-7-phosphoheptulonate synthase, giving the protein MTSRTENLNVVGIDRMSTPAEIKERVPMTDRAAESVLAGRRALMNILERKDPRLFVIVGPCSIHDPQAGLDYARRLRALADEVRDTLCLVMRVYFEKPRTSTGWKGFINDPRMDDSFHIEEGMERGRRFLRDVAELGLPAATEALDPIAPQYYGDLISWTAIGARTAESQTHREMASGLSTPVGFKNGTDGSLDAAVNGILSASHPHSFLGLNENGVSSIIRTRGNAHGHLVLRGGGGRPNYDTVSITLAEQTLAKAKLPPNVVVDCSHANSYKKPELQPLVMRDVMHQVREGNRSVVGLMVESFLEAGNQPIPADLSQLRYGCSVTDACVDWDTTEQMLRQANELLRGVIPHRRAA
- a CDS encoding DUF3592 domain-containing protein — its product is MLYTRAMQLAIPQAPRPVPLTRVPGAVFRLVQVVIVGLALMALVVAGTWVVGRFLVEERTFLARAQEVEGQLMASTLPPKDEREGAEARLEVIYSVGKVQYSAAGVRTRAEYAEGIGRGARVLLLVDPHAPDRPREAGYVRERALGLGLVPWGLGLGALAAVSLFAWELRRTLRAELAPLRKGMLVWLTPEQPLEESTRERYFPATYFKQDQKHSVRARLGPRRAPVRNGDKVLAAVLSSLPGQARVIDEELARRLGWVR
- a CDS encoding N-acetylmuramoyl-L-alanine amidase, whose protein sequence is MRSHLAPLLALLLPLSAQARKDPAEAAYQDARRSYYVLKDDAARRKLRHHWLNVVHKFEAVAQQHPKSPRAPDALYTAADLLHSLSRISFVAEDQQAAIADYTRLVEGHPRHRLADDAAAVLARIYFERLDQPESARRVITQMLSANPKGDRVPELKSLLASLPAKAPPPASPARVKPPVSPPATAVASAPPPTVIKVDLSKPETSAAGASPSLLDAISQQGRAPAPRGETPVTPPAPTPAAEAVAVVETPVAPAVETPPAEVKPVETPRPVEPKPEPRPAPAEVLAANKPVTAPVDEHMAQARLKAVARVSNKAELTLAEQLGLKVRRVVIDAGHGGHDTGAIGRKGTREKDVTLAISRKLAQQLREQGMEVLLTRDEDRYLKLEERAHVANEARGDLFISIHCNAAESGKLRGIETYTLNTSADRYSIRLAARENAMSEKGISDLQFILADLATKANTSESTRLATQVQKNLVGHLSSHYSDVKNLGTKEALFYVLLGAKMPAILVETAFLSHAEEEKRLASEAYQDEVAKAIAQGVLGFVGGRGPVAKAP
- a CDS encoding DUF2891 domain-containing protein, whose amino-acid sequence is MASTSLLALVLSTLTAQTAPPPDFSAEAAERFARLALECVHREYPNKIAHVMAGDADARPPRELTPAFYGCYDWHSSVHGHWLLARLARVYPEAPFAAQAREALARSLTPENIAAETRYLGAPGRVSFERPYGLAWLLQLAAELREWDDPQARGWVTTLAPLETLSAQRLREWLPKLSRPIRVGEHDQTAFAFGLVLDWARRAGDDGMRGLVETRARDFYEKDRRAPLAYEPSGHDFLSPCLAEADLMRRVLPPARFATWLKDFLPDLPTQAVGSKSAPKADAWLEPAVVTDPGDPKLAHLDGLNLSRAWMLEGIASALPAQDKRRGTLEAAARRHREAGLRSVTGAHYEGGHWLGSFAVYLVTRRGLSQP
- a CDS encoding two-component system sensor histidine kinase NtrB, with the translated sequence MPETAQSPWRWMDGFLSPELKRVPPEEMGRARLLIVITLVLMLFDGMILLFLPVSPQPWVHGPVILMSLAANGVALGLLRHRSTLDASATLVCATMAAMLVFTLSTSQWSASASHAAITLLPALSVYLIGPRAGLLITLPVALFIAVIHPLRFTLWGDLRGPEAVRLWMMNVSAAFCMGCLWVVSWLHSSARRKAHQAREQALRTLRESEHKLHTLIENTDDLVCSLDVEGRVLVVNSAMRKAYRIREGREPVPGEPLFPRGSAKLAALGRMMAQSFSGRGVRREDTFVHADGRHETVEVSFKPMFGEDSQPLGLTLFARNITERKVAEAKLSEVHRTLLDVSRKAGMAEAITGLLHNVGNTLNSVNVSVHLVTERLRASRVGGLARAVELLHAHRGSLAAFLERDPRGQQLPAYLVAVSSQLVEEQRALLAEQDTLAHALEHVKSIISTQQQHARVSAPVERVSVTQLIDDALRLHALPLERAGVEIRRQYDALPEVMLDRHKLLQIVLNLLSNARQALLDTPRSDKRLTVRIAARPEERLLIQVTDNGPGISREHLPRIFTQGFTTKKDGHGFGLHTSALAALEMDGTLTCDSPGPGQGATFTIDLPMQPPSAR
- a CDS encoding type VI secretion system contractile sheath domain-containing protein; translated protein: MSTAHRLRWLVVGAFHPEPTGQRFTVSADGLGERLALAARDVSVTVADRLGAGDASPYPLSFQRLEDFSLEAILASQPDLRALGALREALSGTRPLAPEEAARLQATVGTGRLAEALRQVRGSAAEARRAALAVIDEAIHATAEDLLHHPLVARLESAWRGLHWLASHCPPGTGMDLEVLDVAPSRLEEALAASLDGPPLLLPDACFLLEADARPESLARLAALGESASVPLVVGLPLDADDPGGWSALRAEEASRWVCAAVNPVVMRAERRGTVRSTCLASPVFAVAAMLAASFRDTRSLAHMVGPGRGLRAPAKGTRGTGAPTGTEVALSLREQERLRARGLLGVSGWPDSDQVGLLAAPTLHAGRDVTLLPAQVLTGRLVRLALEVSERLPAQATPDEVSTVCARAAAAFLPGGTPGAGCELGGQVVPTGGGGRGLHLRAALRPELAGTLLRLEFTVPLRG
- the mltG gene encoding endolytic transglycosylase MltG, which codes for MKRFVLALCGLLLLGVLALGGVYIWAEQGVRQAVAPPGAPAVEFAVAKGTTGRGLGPQLVSGGLIRDARLWRWHLYRRGGLSPKAGRHLVSPSMTMEEVSAALEAPPLPEDVPFVVIEGWRLRDTDEALAAAKLIKPGAYLAAASHPERFTAPFPLPTRGTLEGYLYPETYGVIPGEFKVEELIQRQLNTFAERFYVPRKDALAKTGRTLHDVVVMASMLEREEPVPEQRPVVSGILWKRIDKGFPLGVDATSRYELEEWNDRKAFLKRLRDTTDPWNTRHRKGLPPGPIGSPTVASLEAALQPQANEFWYYLHDAQRRLHPSRNAEEHEALRRKYNVY